The proteins below come from a single Larimichthys crocea isolate SSNF chromosome II, L_crocea_2.0, whole genome shotgun sequence genomic window:
- the slc39a6 gene encoding zinc transporter ZIP6 isoform X2, giving the protein MDENTSRVIAVAMFLLAASLPSCGGGSTGVDCSPSTTTETSGAARLLSAVVDTQRAERTQRQHLEALFNRYGENGTISLAGLKRLLQNVGLDRIRTVMVQHHEQPGHHDQHRHHHHHHHHHQHEGHHHQKHVHKAKDQDSHHNLQTAAAAVAQAVGTTVVYSAELVVRRDGIPESTRASAGLVTESQTQAAAVSHGDHHDHNDSHDHDHDHDHDHDHDHDHDHDHDHDHDHDNSHNRSTDSVECLSASNILASHGMSEEVGVTLSDFSFLCPALLNQIDSGACILHGDAAGHEERDHKHSHGHHGDHNSSHHDHGERSESGKSITIAWVGGFISITIISLLSLLGVVLIPLMNRVFFKFLLSFLVALAVGTLSGDAFLHLIPHSQGGHHHHHEDSGMNFSEGHHHHADEHEENLDAVWKGLTALSGVYFMFLIEHFLTLGKMYKDKKQKIQKKWDQNDKADPEKQPALQENDLKPAEDVETNGAGIFGDHPSGLHGGGVAEEEQVMLAPQVSVVSPQGYGGASGAAAYTAEDCENKCHSHFHDTVGQADSMHHHHHDYHHILHHHHSQNHHPHSHSHSYSEQHFQQAGVATLAWMVIMGDGLHNFSDGLAIGAAFTEGLSSGLSTSVAVFCHELPHELGDFAVLLKAGMTVRQAILYNVLSAMMAYLGMVTGILIGHYAENISMWIFALTAGLFMYVALVDMVPEMLHNNAGDHGFSHCGFFLLQNAGILLGFCIMLLIAIFEHKIQLDLGY; this is encoded by the exons ATGGATGAGAACACGAGTCGAGTCATCGCGGTCGCAATGTTTCTTCTCGCCGCGAGCTTGCCCAGCTGCGGCGGCGGGTCGACCGGTGTAGACTGCAGCCCGTCGACAACCACAGAGACGAGCGGCGCCGCGCGTTTACTGTCGGCTGTGGTCGACACGCAGAGAGCCGAGCGGACCCAGAGGCAACACCTGGAGGCTCTGTTCAACAG ATATGGAGAGAACGGCACCATCTCTCTGGCCGGGTTGAAGCGCCTCTTACAGAACGTGGGCTTGGATCGCATCAGGACGGTTATGGTGCAACATCACGAGCAACCGGGCCACCATGACCAGCACcgccaccaccatcatcatcatcaccaccaccagcacgAAGGCCACCATCACCAGAAACACGTCCACAAGGCCAAAGATCAGGACAGCCATCACAACCTGCagacggcggcggcggcggtggctCAGGCGGTCGGCACCACGGTGGTGTACAGCGCTGAGCTGGTGGTGAGACGAGATGGCATCCCAGAAAGCACCAGGGCGTCTGCCGGACTGGTCACTGAAAGCCAGACGCAAGCAGCCGCTGTCAGCCACGGGGATCATCATGACCATAATGACAGTCACGACCACGATCACGACCACGATCATGACCACGATCACGACCACGACCACGATCATGATCACGACCACGATCACGATCACGATAACAGTCACAACCGAAGCACGGACAGCGTTGAG TGTCTGAGCGCCTCCAACATCCTCGCCTCACACGGGATGTCTGAGGAGGTGGGCGTGACCCTCAGCGACTTCAGCTTCCTCTGCCCCGCCCTCCTCAACCAGATTGATAGCGGGGCGTGCATCCTGCACGGAGACGCCGCAGGACACGAGGAGAGAG ACCATAAACACAGCCACGGTCACCACGGTGACCACAACAGCTCCCACCACGACCATGGCGAGCGCTCTGAAAGTGGCAAAAGCATCACGATAG CCTGGGTCGGCGGGTTCATCTCCATCACGATCATCAGCCTGCTCTCCCTGCTCGGCGTCGTCCTCATCCCGCTCATGAACAGAGTTTTCTTCAAGTTCCTCCTCAGCTTCCTGGTGGCGCTGGCCGTCGGCACGCTGAGCGGCGACGCCTTCCTTCATCTCATCCCGCAC TCTCAGGGAggccaccatcaccaccacgaGGATTCTGGGATGAACTTCTCGGAGGGGCATCACCACCACGCCGACGAGCACGAGGAAAACCTGGACGCTGTGTGGAAGGGCCTGACGGCTCTGAGCGGAGTCTACTTCATGTTTCTGATCGAGCACTTCCTGACGCTGGGAAAGATGTACAAGGACAAGAAACAGAAG ATCCAGAAGAAGTGGGACCAGAACGACAAAGCCGATCCAGAGAAGCAGCCCGCGCTGCAAGAGAACGACCTGAAGCCGGCTGAAG atgTGGAGACGAACGGTGCCGGTATATTTGGCGACCACCCGAGCGGGCTTCACGGCGGCGGCGTGgcggaggaggagcaggtgatGCTCGCCCCGCAGGTGTCCGTCGTCTCGCCGCAGGGTTACGGCGGAGCGTCGGGGGCCGCGGCCTACACTGCGGAGGACTGCGAGAACAAATGCCACTCCCACTTCCACGACACGGTGGGCCAGGCCGACAGcatgcaccaccaccaccacgactACCACCACatcctgcaccaccaccactcccAGAACCACCACCCTCACAGCCACTCACACTCCTACTCGGAGCAGCACTTCCAGCAGGCCGGCGTGGCCACGCTCGCCTGGATGGTGATCATGGGAGACGGACTGCACAACTTCAGCGACGGCCTGGCTATCG GCGCTGCCTTCACGGAGGGTCTGTCCAGCGGCCTCAGCACGTCTGTGGCTGTTTTCTGTCACGAGCTGCCTCACGAGTTGG GTGACTTTGCGGTGCTGCTGAAGGCCGGCATGACGGTCCGCCAGGCCATTCTGTACAACGTGTTGTCGGCCATGATGGCCTACTTGGGCATGGTGACGGGCATCTTGATCGGACACTACGCGGAGAACATCTCCATGTGGATATTCGCCCTCACAGCCGGGCTCTTCATGTATGTGGCCCTGGTGGACATG GTGCCTGAGATGCTGCATAACAACGCCGGGGATCACGGCTTCAGCCACTGCGGCTTCTTCCTGCTGCAGAACGCCGGCATCCTGCTGGGCTTCTGCATAATGCTGCTAATCGCCATTTTTGAGCACAAAATCCAGCTGGACCTGGGATACTGA
- the LOC109138191 gene encoding uncharacterized protein LOC109138191, protein MDPKHVGAMEMTALGRPFSVGMLYDCRKDSLVPGMTLWDHDDLIKHVRERPQNYNDFEIVASESIEGKSKALNVDASLKASFLGGLVQVDGSAKYLNDSKTSKNQARVTLKYKATTKVQELSMNHLGRGNVKHPYVFDKGLATHVVTAVLYGAQAFFVFDREVSEQEDHQDIEGNLKVMIEKIPCLKIEGEGSLKMEDKDRASVEKFSCRFYGDFSLQKPPTSFQDAIQVYQSLPKLLGANGENAVPMKVWLLPLTCLDSSAAKLVRQISISLVQASQSVLEDFSELEMRCNDALNTNTAQQFPQISNKLKTFREMCSEFKLEFQQTLAKKLPSIRGGGEEEAVLAEILKKRHSSPFNSKDLNEWMDCKEREMYTLKSLTSMMKNTKIVPSQNHLHREILGAEHAVCFVFTSLGSVEPYLSTLSNYLQQTATPDETQDSHTRDVEKEQWYASKETADTMRHKAKLFSDFAEANRKNKNMKFLTVGLTNETQKGSSICLYKDGFAVNENFEPPSKPETVTVSDINHNSVTLKISPPRFGAENITSYCTEYCVSAEDGWQQKTVSKAEEVTVRDLSPNTEYLFRCRAVTSEGVGPDNEVSGSIKTLPCSPPGKPQVESNSSEILVSWKKPAELGQDVQTLRYIVESAKTDNGMKEEDLQWKQMTSEAEKAIIAGLQAETQYVVRVRCDCGDAGRSKESISVHVCTTKCEFARLAEFLKHISKNIHSDSPSVYKLPVKEEDMVIDGCRRYNFGKTSMRQNRTIMVLGATGSGKSTLINGMINYIVGVDWKDDFRFKLITEDQSRSQSESQTSEVTVYKINYQDGFNIPFSLTVVDTPGFGDTRGIKRDKEITEQIRRLFTSSNGVSEIDAVCFVTQASLARLTATQRYVFDSVLSIFGKDVAENIKMLVTFADGQQPPVLEAINVSGVPCPKNDIGLPVHFKFNNSALFADNSSISDRACDEGSDEDDDNFDEMFWNMGAKNMERFFTALSKMKTKSLRMTQEVLKERKQLETAVEGFQQQIKNGLANLEGLKTTKEKIKDLETVVSSNENYEIEVNVLKPVQKQLTKKGEYITNCQKCSMTCHYPCAIADDNEKHSCASMDRTGMCTVCPGKCTWTVHFNQTYSWEYVQVKEKQTLQQLKDKYQKAIKEKMTTQDLIERQEEEIVYLQDMMVSLMDQSAHSITRLQEIALRPNPLTTPDYIDMLIEGEKSEAKEGYQTRIKSLEAMKEKAKIISKVRKRDRLTKTEEELSEEKQGRKKEEEKGFVKKVITFFGY, encoded by the exons ATGGACCCAAAACATGTTGGGGCGATGGAGATGACAGCACTCGGCCGACCTTTCAGTGTCGGGATGTTGTACGACTGCCGCAAAGATTCCCTCGTCCCCG GAATGACATTGTGGGACCATGATGACCTGATAAAACATGTACGAGAAAGACCGCAGAACTATAATGACTTTGAGATAGTTGCATCTGAATCTATTGAGGGCAAATCTAAAGCACTGAATGTTGATGCATCACTTAAAGCAAGTTTCCTGGGTGGACTCGTACAAGTTGACGGATCGGCCAAATACCTGAACGATAGTAAGACTTCCAAAAATCAGGCCAGAGTAACACTGAAGTACAAAGCTACCACAAAGGTCCAGGAACTATCAATGAACCATCTTGGAAGAGGCAACGTGAAGCATCCGTATGTCTTTGATAAAGGATTAGCAACACATGTAGTCACAGCTGTTCTTTATGGGGCACAAGccttctttgtctttgaccGTGAGGTGTCTGAACAGGAAGATCATCAAGACATTGAAGGAAACTTGAAGGTGATGATCGAGAAAATTCCCTGTCTTAAGATAGAGGGTGAAGGTTCACTGAAAATGGAAGACAAGGACAGAGCAAGTGTTGAGAAGTTCTCCTGCAGATTCTATGGAGACTTTTCCCTTCAGAAACCTCCTACATCCTTTCAGGATGCAATACAAGTCTACCAAAGTCTGCCAAAATTGCTGGGAGCCAACGGAGAAAACGCTGTACCAATGAAGGTCTGGCTGCTGCCACTGACATGTTTGGATTCTTCAGCTGCTAAACTCGTCCGTCAGATCAGTATAAGTTTAGTTCAAGCATCCCAGAGTGTCCTGGAGGACTTCAGTGAGCTGGAAATGAGGTGTAACGATGCACTGAACACCAACACTGCACAGCAGTTCCCACAGATTAGCAACAAACTTAAAACTTTTAGAGAGATGTGCTCTGAGTTCAAACTGGAATTCCAACAAACCTTGGCAAAGAAACTTCCGTCAatccgaggaggaggagaagaagaagctgtgctCGCAGAGATCCTGAAGAAGAGACATTCTTCTCCTTTCAACAGCAAAGATCTGAATGAGTGGATGGactgtaaagagagagaaatgtacactttaaaatctttaacCAGCATGATGAAGAACACCAAGATCGTCCCATCTCAAAATCACCTGCACAGAGAAATTCTCGGTGCTgaacatgctgtgtgttttgtcttcaccTCACTGGGAAGTGTTGAACCGTACCTGTCAACTTTATCAAACTACTTACAACAAACAGCCACACCAGACGAAACTCAAGATTCACATACTCGAGATGTAGAGAAGGAACAATGGTACGCCtcaaaagaaacagcagataCAATGAGGCATAAAGCAAAGCTCTTCAGTGATTTTGCAGAGGCCAACCGGAAGAACAAGAACATGAAGTTCCTGACAGTGGGATTAACAAATGAGACACAGAAAGGTTCGAGCATCTGCCTTTATAAAGACGGCTTTGCTGTCAATGAGAACTTTGAACCACCTTCAAAGCCtgaaacagtaacagtaagtGACATCAACCACAACAGCGTGACACTGAAGATTTCTCCACCCAGATTTGGAGCAGAGAACATCACCTCATACTGTACCGAGTACTGTGTGAGCGCAGAGGATGGATGGCAACAAAAGACAGTATCAAAAGCTGAAGAAGTCACAGTGAGAGATCTGAGTCCTAACACAGAGTATCTGTTCAGATGCAGAGCAGTGACCTCAGAAGGTGTTGGGCCAGACAATGAAGTCAGTGGTTCCATTAAAACTTTACCTTGCAGCCCTCCTGGAAAACCACAAGTTGAATCAAACTCAAGTGAGATATTAGTTAGCTGGAAGAAACCTGCTGAGCTTGGACAAGATGTCCAGACTTTGAGATACATCGTGGAGTCTGCAAAAACAGACAACGGGATGAAAGAGGAAGATCTCCAGTGGAAGCAAATGACGTCTGAGGCTGAAAAGGCGATCATTGCAGGACTTCAGGCAGAGACACAATATGTTGTCAGGGTCAGATGTGATTGTGGTGACGCTGGCAGAAGCAAGGAAAGCATCTCTGTTCATGTCTGCAcaacaaaatgtgaatttgcTCGTCTTGCTGAATTCCTCAAACATATCAGCAAGAACATACATTCAGATTCTCCCTCAGTTTACAAACTGCCAGTGAAAGAAGAAGATATGGTCATAGATGGATGCCGGAGGTATAACTTTGGGAAAACCAGCATGAGGCAAAATCGCACAATAATGGTTCTTGGAGCGACTGGATCAGGAAAGTCCACTCTCATCAATGGAATGATCAACTACATTGTTGGTGTAGATTGGAAAGATGATTTCAGATTTAAATTAATCACTGAGGATCAGTCAAGATCACAATCTGAAAGCCAGACATCTGAAGTCACAGTGTATAAAATCAACTACCAGGACGGGTTCAATATCCCCTTCTCTCTGACCGTTGTGGACACACCAGGGTTTGGGGATAcaagaggaataaaaagagacaaggaGATCACAGAGCAAATCCGAAGGCTTTTCACCTCCAGTAATGGAGTCAGTGAGAttgatgcagtgtgttttgttaCTCAGGCCTCTCTTGCACGACTAACAGCAACACAACGATATGTGTTTGACTCAGTCCTCAGCATTTTTGGTAAAGATGTGGCAGAGAACATTAAGATGCTTGTGACTTTTGCAGATGGCCAGCAGCCACCAGTTCTTGAGGCAATAAACGTCTCTGGAGTACCATGTCCCAAAAATGACATTGGGCTTCCAGTTCACTTCAAATTCAACAACTCTGCGTTGTTTGCAGACAACAGCAGTATCAGTGACAGGGCCTGTGATGAAGGttctgatgaagatgatgacaaCTTTGACGAAATGTTTTGGAACATGGGTGCCAAAAATATGGAGAGGTTTTTCACTGCTTTGAGtaaaatgaaaaccaaaagtTTGCGAATGACCCAAGAGGTTCTCAAAGAACGAAAGCAGCTTGAAACAGCTGTTGAAGGTTTTcaacagcaaattaaaaatgGATTAGCAAATCTTGAAGGACTTAAGACAACCAAAGAGAAGATTAAAGATCTAGAAACAGTTGTGTCCTCAAATGAAAACTATGAGATTGAGGTGAATGTTCTTAAGCCAGTCCAAAAACAGCTCACAAAGAAAGGAGAGTACATCACCAACTGCCAGAAATGTTCAATGACATGCCACTACCCGTGTGCGATAGCAGATGATAATGAAAAACATAGCTGTGCTTCAATGGATAGGACAGGGATGTGCACGGTCTGCCCTGGAAAATGCACTTGGACTGTGCATTTCAACCAGACATACAGCTGGGAGTATGTTCAAGTAAAAGAGAAGCAGACTCTGCAACAGCTGAAAGACAAGTATCAAAAAGcgataaaagaaaagatgacCACTCAGGATTTGATTGAGAGGCAAGAGGAGGAGATTGTTTACCTGCAAGACATGATGGTGTCCCTCATGGATCAGTCAGCTCACTCTATAACTCGTCTGCAAGAGATCGCCCTGAGGCCGAACCCTCTGACCACTCCAGACTACATTGACATGCTGATTGAAGGAGAAAAATCAGAGGCCAAAGAGGGTTACCAGACCAGAATTAAGTCGTTGGAGGCaatgaaagaaaaggcaaaaatcATCTCCAAAGTAAGAAAACGAGACAGACTTACAAAAACAGAGGAGGAATTATCTGAAGAAAAacagggaagaaagaaagaagaagagaaaggttTTGTAAAGAAAGTGATAACTTTCTTTGGATATTAG
- the slc39a6 gene encoding zinc transporter ZIP6 isoform X3, translating into MVQHHEQPGHHDQHRHHHHHHHHHQHEGHHHQKHVHKAKDQDSHHNLQTAAAAVAQAVGTTVVYSAELVVRRDGIPESTRASAGLVTESQTQAAAVSHGDHHDHNDSHDHDHDHDHDHDHDHDHDHDHDHDHDHDNSHNRSTDSVECLSASNILASHGMSEEVGVTLSDFSFLCPALLNQIDSGACILHGDAAGHEERDHKHSHGHHGDHNSSHHDHGERSESGKSITIAWVGGFISITIISLLSLLGVVLIPLMNRVFFKFLLSFLVALAVGTLSGDAFLHLIPHSQGGHHHHHEDSGMNFSEGHHHHADEHEENLDAVWKGLTALSGVYFMFLIEHFLTLGKMYKDKKQKIQKKWDQNDKADPEKQPALQENDLKPAEDVETNGAGIFGDHPSGLHGGGVAEEEQVMLAPQVSVVSPQGYGGASGAAAYTAEDCENKCHSHFHDTVGQADSMHHHHHDYHHILHHHHSQNHHPHSHSHSYSEQHFQQAGVATLAWMVIMGDGLHNFSDGLAIGAAFTEGLSSGLSTSVAVFCHELPHELGDFAVLLKAGMTVRQAILYNVLSAMMAYLGMVTGILIGHYAENISMWIFALTAGLFMYVALVDMVPEMLHNNAGDHGFSHCGFFLLQNAGILLGFCIMLLIAIFEHKIQLDLGY; encoded by the exons ATGGTGCAACATCACGAGCAACCGGGCCACCATGACCAGCACcgccaccaccatcatcatcatcaccaccaccagcacgAAGGCCACCATCACCAGAAACACGTCCACAAGGCCAAAGATCAGGACAGCCATCACAACCTGCagacggcggcggcggcggtggctCAGGCGGTCGGCACCACGGTGGTGTACAGCGCTGAGCTGGTGGTGAGACGAGATGGCATCCCAGAAAGCACCAGGGCGTCTGCCGGACTGGTCACTGAAAGCCAGACGCAAGCAGCCGCTGTCAGCCACGGGGATCATCATGACCATAATGACAGTCACGACCACGATCACGACCACGATCATGACCACGATCACGACCACGACCACGATCATGATCACGACCACGATCACGATCACGATAACAGTCACAACCGAAGCACGGACAGCGTTGAG TGTCTGAGCGCCTCCAACATCCTCGCCTCACACGGGATGTCTGAGGAGGTGGGCGTGACCCTCAGCGACTTCAGCTTCCTCTGCCCCGCCCTCCTCAACCAGATTGATAGCGGGGCGTGCATCCTGCACGGAGACGCCGCAGGACACGAGGAGAGAG ACCATAAACACAGCCACGGTCACCACGGTGACCACAACAGCTCCCACCACGACCATGGCGAGCGCTCTGAAAGTGGCAAAAGCATCACGATAG CCTGGGTCGGCGGGTTCATCTCCATCACGATCATCAGCCTGCTCTCCCTGCTCGGCGTCGTCCTCATCCCGCTCATGAACAGAGTTTTCTTCAAGTTCCTCCTCAGCTTCCTGGTGGCGCTGGCCGTCGGCACGCTGAGCGGCGACGCCTTCCTTCATCTCATCCCGCAC TCTCAGGGAggccaccatcaccaccacgaGGATTCTGGGATGAACTTCTCGGAGGGGCATCACCACCACGCCGACGAGCACGAGGAAAACCTGGACGCTGTGTGGAAGGGCCTGACGGCTCTGAGCGGAGTCTACTTCATGTTTCTGATCGAGCACTTCCTGACGCTGGGAAAGATGTACAAGGACAAGAAACAGAAG ATCCAGAAGAAGTGGGACCAGAACGACAAAGCCGATCCAGAGAAGCAGCCCGCGCTGCAAGAGAACGACCTGAAGCCGGCTGAAG atgTGGAGACGAACGGTGCCGGTATATTTGGCGACCACCCGAGCGGGCTTCACGGCGGCGGCGTGgcggaggaggagcaggtgatGCTCGCCCCGCAGGTGTCCGTCGTCTCGCCGCAGGGTTACGGCGGAGCGTCGGGGGCCGCGGCCTACACTGCGGAGGACTGCGAGAACAAATGCCACTCCCACTTCCACGACACGGTGGGCCAGGCCGACAGcatgcaccaccaccaccacgactACCACCACatcctgcaccaccaccactcccAGAACCACCACCCTCACAGCCACTCACACTCCTACTCGGAGCAGCACTTCCAGCAGGCCGGCGTGGCCACGCTCGCCTGGATGGTGATCATGGGAGACGGACTGCACAACTTCAGCGACGGCCTGGCTATCG GCGCTGCCTTCACGGAGGGTCTGTCCAGCGGCCTCAGCACGTCTGTGGCTGTTTTCTGTCACGAGCTGCCTCACGAGTTGG GTGACTTTGCGGTGCTGCTGAAGGCCGGCATGACGGTCCGCCAGGCCATTCTGTACAACGTGTTGTCGGCCATGATGGCCTACTTGGGCATGGTGACGGGCATCTTGATCGGACACTACGCGGAGAACATCTCCATGTGGATATTCGCCCTCACAGCCGGGCTCTTCATGTATGTGGCCCTGGTGGACATG GTGCCTGAGATGCTGCATAACAACGCCGGGGATCACGGCTTCAGCCACTGCGGCTTCTTCCTGCTGCAGAACGCCGGCATCCTGCTGGGCTTCTGCATAATGCTGCTAATCGCCATTTTTGAGCACAAAATCCAGCTGGACCTGGGATACTGA